A portion of the Gossypium arboreum isolate Shixiya-1 chromosome 8, ASM2569848v2, whole genome shotgun sequence genome contains these proteins:
- the LOC108461513 gene encoding phosphatidylinositol 4-kinase gamma 2-like codes for MSVADVALSRVSQEPVHSTAGYCNNQAGDSILIYLSIAGSMIPMRVLESDPIASVKLRIQTCKGFVAKKQKLVFGGRELARNDSLVKDYGIKGGNVLHLVLKLSDLLLITVRSTCGKEFELHVDRNRNVGYLKQRIARKGKGFEDVDEQEIFCNGEKVDDQRLVDDLCKDNDAVIHLVVQKSAKVRAKPVEKDLELSVIAESDLDERKGGIVGGGEDNPEGLHIVTNEPFLSDIWLKPVIVNPKAQLPFFAWDMINSTFEGLQAGNHPIRSSEGTGGTYFMQNKTGFEYVSIFKPIDEEPMAVNNPQGLPASINGEGLKKGTRVGEGAVREVAAYVLDHPKSGPRSLSGEMLGFAGVPPTCMVQCLHEGFNHPDGYDCAPENVKVGSLQMFMKNSGSCEDMGPGAFPVEQVHKITVFDIRMANADRHAGNILIGKGDDGRTVLIPIDHGYCLPESFEDCTFDWLYWPQSRKPYTPETIAYIKSLDAEQDIALLKSYVLDVPLECARTLRISTMLLKKGVERGLTPLAIGSIMCRENINKESAIEQIVKEAQDSLLPGMSEAAFIQSVSEVLDSWLDKLTN; via the exons ATGTCCGTTGCGGATGTTGCTTTGAGTCGGGTGAGTCAAGAACCGGTTCACTCTACTGCTGGTTACTGCAATAACCAAGCGGGTGACTCGATCTTGATTTACCTTTCGATTGCTGGTTCGATGATTCCGATGCGGGTTTTGGAGTCAGACCCAATAGCCTCCGTGAAGCTTCGGATCCAGACTTGTAAAGGGTTTGTGGCGAAGAAACAGAAGCTTGTGTTCGGAGGCAGAGAATTGGCTCGTAACGATTCACTCGTCAAAGACTACGGCATAAAGGGTGGGAATGTTTTGCATTTAGTCTTGAAACTTTCCGATCTCTTGCTCATCACTGTACGGTCAACTTGCGGTAAAGAATTTGAGCTGCATGTTGATAGGAACAGAAATGTTGGGTATCTGAAACAGAGGATAGCCAGAAAAGGGAAGGGTTTTGAGGATGTCGATGAACAAGAAATATTTTGTAACGGAGAAAAAGTCGATGACCAAAGGTTAGTCGATGATCTGTGCAAAGATAATGATGCTGTGATTCATTTGGTGGTTCAGAAATCAGCCAAAGTTCGAGCTAAGCCCGTTGAGAAAGATTTGGAACTTTCGGTTATCGCTGAGAGCGATTTGGATGAGAGAAAAGGAGGGATTGTAGGAGGAGGAGAAGACAACCCCGAGGGGCTTCATATTGTGACAAATGAACCATTTTTAAGTGATATTTGGTTGAAGCCTGTTATCGTTAACCCTAAGGCTCAATTGCCTTTTTTTGCGTGGGATATGATCAATTCCACATTTGAAGGATTGCAGGCAGGAAACCACCCGATTAGATCATCTGAAGGGACTGGAGGTACTTATTTCATGCAAAATAAGACCGGGTTTGAATATGTTTCCATATTTAAGCCTATTGATGAGGAGCCAATGGCTGTAAACAATCCGCAGGGGTTACCTGCATCAATAAATGGTGAAGGGTTGAAAAAGGGCACCAGGGTTGGAGAAGGAGCTGTGAGAGAAGTGGCTGCTTATGTATTGGATCATCCCAAGAGTGGACCTCGGTCTTTGTCTGGTGAGATGTTGGGGTTTGCTGGTGTACCTCCCACCTGCATGGTTCAGTGCTTGCATGAAGGATTCAACCATCCCGATGGCTATGATTGTGCACCTGAGAATGTTAAGGTTGGATCCTTGCAGATGTTTATGAAGAACTCTGGGAGTTGCGAGGACATGGGTCCTGGAGCTTTTCCTGTAGAGCAAGTGCACAAGATCACGGTGTTTGATATTAGAATGGCAAATGCTGATAGACATGCTGGTAATATCTTGATTGGAAAAGGGGATGATGGCCGGACCGTGCTTATTCCCATTGATCACGGCTACTGCCTGCCCGAGAGT TTTGAGGATTGCACATTTGATTGGCTTTATTGGCCACAATCACGGAAGCCTTACACCCCAGAAACCATTGCCTACATAAAATCACTTGATGCTGAGCAAGATATAGCACTTCTGAAATCATACGTCTTGGATGTTCCTCTCGAGTGTGCTCGAACACTCCGTATCTCAACCATGCTTTTGAAGAAAGGGGTGGAGCGAGGTCTCACTCCTTTAGCCATCGGAAGCATCATGTGCAGGGAAAACATAAACAAGGAATCTGCGATCGAGCAGATTGTTAAAGAAGCTCAGGATTCCTTACTTCCAGGCATGAGTGAAGCTGCGTTTATTCAGAGTGTCTCGGAAGTCCTCGATTCTTGGCTTGACAAGCTCACAAATTGA